From the Acidobacteriota bacterium genome, one window contains:
- a CDS encoding HAD hydrolase-like protein — protein MPQRLALFDIDGTLIRDRGAARDAFASALRMVFDCTPPLDHYDFSGRTDPEITHMVLKNSGLTTDQIDSRIAELWPRYLSELQERITRTPVEVVEGVEHLLTELEKQPGITTGLLTGNVEGGARTKLASGKLERFFSFGAFGSDSPRRSDLPPIAISRAADCTGHRFEPRDVVIIGDSIHDVRCGKPHSATSIAVATGKTSAENLRAEEPDFFFEDFTDVPPVLSAILGTTR, from the coding sequence TTGCCCCAGCGGCTCGCGTTATTCGACATCGACGGGACACTCATACGGGATCGTGGCGCAGCGCGAGATGCATTCGCATCCGCGCTTCGGATGGTCTTCGACTGCACCCCTCCGCTCGACCACTACGACTTTTCCGGTCGAACCGACCCGGAGATCACTCACATGGTTCTGAAGAACAGCGGACTCACGACCGACCAGATCGACAGTCGCATCGCCGAGCTCTGGCCTCGTTACCTCAGCGAGCTTCAGGAGCGCATCACACGGACCCCAGTCGAGGTCGTCGAAGGGGTCGAGCATCTCCTCACCGAGCTGGAGAAACAGCCCGGCATCACAACTGGGCTTCTTACCGGCAACGTCGAAGGTGGCGCCAGAACCAAGCTGGCATCCGGGAAGCTCGAACGTTTTTTCAGCTTCGGGGCGTTCGGCTCGGATTCCCCCCGCCGTTCCGATCTTCCGCCGATCGCGATCTCGCGTGCAGCCGATTGCACGGGACATCGATTCGAACCGAGAGATGTCGTCATCATCGGCGACTCGATTCACGACGTCCGCTGCGGTAAACCCCACTCGGCGACTTCCATCGCCGTCGCGACCGGAAAGACTTCGGCTGAGAACCTCCGAGCGGAAGAGCCGGATTTCTTCTTCGAAGACTTCACCGACGTTCCGCCCGTTCTGTCGGCGATCCTCGGAACCACCCGATGA